One region of Miscanthus floridulus cultivar M001 chromosome 19, ASM1932011v1, whole genome shotgun sequence genomic DNA includes:
- the LOC136528929 gene encoding peroxidase 1-like, with protein sequence MAFKSCLVPLLLPVAMALLLLAFGSSPAAAQLEVGYYSKTCPNVEAIVRNETEKILAAAPSLAGPLLRLHFHDCFVRGCDASVLLDSTGGNTAEKDAKPNKSLRGFGSVERVKAKLEAACPNTVSCADVLTLMARDAVVLAKGPSWLVALGRRDGRVSSATEAADHLPPAFGDVPLLTKIFAANGLDVKDLAVLSGGHTLGTAHCGSYARRLYNFSSVYSADPSLDSEYADRLRTRCKSVDDKATLSEIDPGSYKTFDTSYYRHVAKRRGLFQSDAALLTDATTKEYVQRIATGMFDDVFFKDFGVSMIKMGNVGVLTGAQGEIRKKCYIVN encoded by the exons ATGGCATTCAAGTCTTGTCTAGTACCGCTGCTGCTCCCTGTGGCTATGGCCCTGCTTCTTCTCGCTTTTGGCAGCTCGCCCGCGGCGGCTCAGCTGGAGGTCGGCTACTACAGCAAGACATGCCCGAACGTCGAGGCCATCGTCCGCAACGAGACGGAGAAGATCCTCGCCGCTGCACCCAGCCTCGCCGGTCCACTTCTCAGGCTCCATTTCCACGACTGCTTTGTCAGG GGTTGCGACGCCTCAGTCCTGCTCGACTCCACCGGTGGCAACACGGCGGAGAAGGACGCCAAGCCGAACAAGAGCCTGCGGGGCTTCGGTTCCGTGGAGAGGGTGAAGGCCAAGCTGGAAGCCGCCTGCCCCAACACGGTTTCCTGCGCGGACGTCCTCACCCTCATGGCCCGCGACGCCGTCGTGCTCGCCAAGGGCCCTTCCTGGCTTGTCGCCCTCGGTAGGCGAGACGGCAGGGTGTCGAGCGCCACGGAGGCCGCCGACCACTTGCCTCCTGCCTTCGGGGACGTCCCGCTGCTCACCAAGATCTTTGCCGCCAATGGCCTCGACGTCAAGGACCTCGCCGTCCTCTCCGGCGGCCACACCCTCGGCACGGCGCACTGCGGGTCCTACGCCCGCCGGCTCTACAACTTCAGCAGCGTCTACAGCGCGGACCCATCCCTCGACAGCGAGTACGCCGACCGGCTCAGGACGCGCTGCAAGAGCGTCGACGACAAGGCCACGCTTTCCGAGATAGACCCCGGCAGCTACAAGACCTTCGACACCAGCTACTACCGCCACGTCGCCAAGCGGAGGGGGCTCTTCCAGTCCGACGCCGCGCTCCTCACAGACGCCACCACTAAGGAGTACGTCCAGCGCATTGCCACCGGGATGTTTGACGACGTGTTCTTCAAGGACTTTGGCGTGTCCATGATCAAGATGGGCAATGTTGGCGTGCTCACCGGTGCTCAGGGGGAGATCAGAAAGAAGTGCTACATCGTCAACTAA